A single Ochrobactrum sp. BTU1 DNA region contains:
- a CDS encoding polysaccharide biosynthesis protein, protein MSFKYPWQRLALLPRFGKQIILLLSDSVLLLVSAYLAFVMRIGFVFVPTPTQIFLIAIAPALAIPVFIRFGLYRAIIRYLAERAIWPIFQATAIAALFWVALVFLMESYGGSGLPRSVPLLYWLLSTVLISASRFGAKWLLRSAESNKNYTSTALIIGVGEPGRQLATALRSHSDTHVIGFVDPSGRLAGMDIVGLRVYDIASIPRLIENLGVSQVVISEPEIDQKQRQELARLLGRLPVSTRILPPIADLTAGKYLVSALRHVEIDDLLGRSPVPPDVNLLREVVEGRRIMVTGAGGSIGSQLCRTIAQWNPSCIVLFESSEFALYQIERQLRQIAQCDVIPVLGTVANQHCIENSIRAHCVDTVYHCAAYKHVPLVEKNALVGVYNNVFGTLNVAAAAFETDVERMVLISSDKAVRPTNVMGATKRWAELVVYYYGTLAEKAGRDKTFYSVRFGNVLGSNGSVVPLFREQIANGGPVTLTHEDMTRYFMSIKEAAELIVQSGAIAQSGDTVLLEMGDPVKVRDLAENMILLAGLTVRSADNPDGDIAIEVTGIREGEKMYEELFYDPSHAQTTQHPKIMRAPKGQKVAVDVPKSLDALRASMETEDEAAVRKVLFDVITL, encoded by the coding sequence ATGAGTTTCAAATATCCATGGCAGAGACTGGCATTATTGCCGCGCTTTGGTAAGCAGATCATACTTCTGCTGAGCGACTCTGTATTGCTTTTGGTCAGCGCCTATCTCGCCTTTGTAATGCGCATTGGTTTTGTTTTTGTCCCAACGCCAACGCAGATTTTCTTGATCGCTATTGCCCCAGCTCTCGCAATTCCCGTGTTCATTCGCTTCGGGCTCTATCGAGCGATCATAAGATATTTGGCCGAGCGCGCCATTTGGCCGATTTTTCAGGCAACTGCCATTGCAGCACTTTTCTGGGTTGCACTGGTGTTTTTGATGGAATCCTACGGCGGTTCCGGCCTGCCGCGCTCAGTGCCGCTTCTTTACTGGCTGCTTAGCACCGTCCTTATCTCAGCCAGTCGATTTGGAGCCAAATGGCTGCTGCGCAGCGCTGAGTCCAATAAGAACTATACAAGCACTGCCCTGATAATCGGCGTGGGCGAACCCGGACGTCAGCTGGCGACAGCACTCAGAAGCCATAGTGATACACATGTCATTGGCTTCGTTGATCCTTCCGGCAGGCTCGCCGGCATGGATATCGTAGGACTTCGTGTCTATGACATTGCGTCGATCCCTCGTTTGATTGAGAACCTAGGCGTCAGTCAGGTCGTCATATCTGAGCCAGAGATCGATCAAAAACAACGTCAGGAACTTGCGCGCCTCCTGGGGCGACTTCCGGTCAGTACTCGTATTCTTCCGCCAATAGCTGATTTAACGGCGGGAAAATACCTCGTTAGTGCTCTGCGTCACGTCGAAATCGACGACTTGCTTGGCCGTTCGCCCGTTCCACCCGATGTCAATCTTCTGCGTGAGGTCGTCGAAGGCCGTCGCATCATGGTCACAGGAGCGGGCGGGTCAATTGGAAGCCAGCTTTGCCGAACCATCGCGCAATGGAATCCAAGCTGTATCGTGCTTTTTGAATCAAGCGAATTTGCCTTGTATCAAATCGAGCGGCAGTTGCGCCAGATCGCTCAATGCGATGTCATTCCGGTCCTCGGCACCGTCGCAAACCAGCATTGCATCGAAAATTCTATCCGCGCTCATTGCGTCGATACGGTCTATCATTGTGCGGCATATAAGCATGTGCCGCTGGTGGAAAAGAACGCGCTGGTTGGCGTTTATAACAATGTGTTCGGAACGTTGAACGTGGCTGCAGCAGCTTTCGAGACAGATGTCGAGCGCATGGTGCTTATATCTTCAGATAAGGCCGTGCGCCCAACCAACGTGATGGGTGCCACCAAACGATGGGCTGAGCTGGTCGTCTATTATTATGGAACGCTTGCTGAAAAAGCTGGGCGCGATAAGACGTTCTATTCTGTTCGCTTCGGCAATGTTCTGGGTTCCAACGGCTCAGTTGTGCCGCTTTTCCGCGAACAGATCGCCAATGGCGGCCCGGTGACGCTCACGCACGAGGACATGACGCGCTATTTCATGTCTATCAAAGAAGCTGCCGAGCTCATCGTTCAGTCCGGAGCGATTGCCCAATCAGGCGATACCGTGCTTCTTGAGATGGGCGATCCAGTGAAGGTGCGCGATCTTGCAGAAAATATGATTCTGCTGGCAGGTCTTACTGTGCGCAGTGCTGATAATCCGGATGGCGATATCGCGATTGAAGTCACGGGCATTCGTGAGGGTGAGAAGATGTACGAAGAACTCTTCTACGATCCTTCTCATGCTCAGACCACACAACATCCAAAGATCATGCGTGCGCCAAAAGGGCAGAAAGTGGCCGTCGACGTTCCAAAAAGCCTCGATGCTCTAAGGGCCTCGATGGAGACTGAGGATGAGGCTGCGGTGCGTAAAGTGCTGTTCGACGTCATAACTTTGTAA
- a CDS encoding glycoside hydrolase, producing MILLLVSFLASAILCGAGLYILSKILPSSFLAAGFNARSNHSIAARQIGGLAFIPAILISLLIFATDLGLTIDLVLCLCGACLLLWIIGGLDDRFDLSVSTRFGSQFVAACLVAYGLGPDFRLLPDFLPHWLEITLVVTSLVAAINVTNFMDGLDWMTVAGIGVPLAGIALLTAFHLSGIESGTIAAIAAGGLFGFAFFNRPPASIFLGDSGSFPLGLIAGTVLLLLARETHLVVALIPPLYYVLDAGTTIILRALAGENVLKAHSKHAYQVAKRSGRSVLNVVGHVALLNVVLIACAAAILVFDHFAAQIIFLLVAVIAVLLLLLDFRGRFTKL from the coding sequence ATGATCCTGCTGCTCGTCTCCTTTCTTGCAAGCGCCATTCTTTGTGGTGCCGGCCTTTACATTCTGTCAAAAATCCTGCCTTCGAGTTTTCTCGCCGCCGGATTCAATGCACGTTCAAACCATAGTATAGCCGCACGTCAGATTGGCGGCCTCGCTTTTATACCCGCAATCCTGATCTCACTTTTGATATTTGCAACCGACCTCGGACTGACCATCGATCTCGTCCTATGTCTCTGTGGCGCGTGCTTATTGCTTTGGATCATTGGTGGGCTGGACGACCGTTTTGATCTTTCTGTTTCAACGCGGTTTGGGTCGCAATTCGTTGCAGCTTGCCTGGTTGCATATGGTTTGGGGCCAGACTTCCGGCTGCTTCCTGATTTTTTACCGCATTGGTTGGAAATTACGTTGGTCGTCACGTCGCTGGTCGCCGCCATCAATGTTACCAACTTCATGGACGGTTTGGACTGGATGACCGTCGCTGGCATCGGCGTGCCTCTTGCGGGTATTGCGCTCCTTACAGCGTTTCACCTGTCAGGCATTGAAAGCGGTACAATCGCTGCTATTGCAGCAGGCGGGCTTTTTGGGTTCGCGTTTTTTAATCGTCCTCCGGCAAGTATTTTTCTCGGCGATTCCGGTAGCTTTCCACTCGGCCTGATCGCTGGCACGGTTCTGTTGTTATTGGCACGCGAAACACATCTCGTTGTGGCACTTATTCCGCCACTCTACTATGTGTTGGATGCTGGCACGACGATCATTCTAAGAGCGCTCGCGGGCGAAAATGTTCTCAAAGCACATTCAAAACATGCCTATCAAGTTGCAAAGCGTTCTGGTCGAAGCGTGCTAAACGTTGTCGGCCACGTCGCGCTCCTCAACGTCGTCCTGATAGCTTGTGCGGCCGCGATCTTGGTTTTCGACCATTTCGCTGCACAGATTATATTTCTACTTGTCGCGGTGATAGCCGTTCTGTTGCTGCTGCTTGATTTCCGCGGCCGATTTACAAAGTTATGA
- a CDS encoding dTDP-4-dehydrorhamnose 3,5-epimerase family protein translates to MDNLLNITLDAAQQDQRTVDEDRRSIAPLLEGMSFYESIRHNDDRGSVTEIYDPRWNWHPDPMVFSYMFTIRPGKVKGWGLHKEHEDRYFVLSGELELVLFDPRPESSTYNKICKVYLSGSQPRLINVPKFVWHADHNIGTSELIVLNFPTIQYDHSKPDKYRLPLDTDLIPYDFGAAKGW, encoded by the coding sequence ATGGATAACCTGCTGAACATAACTCTTGACGCAGCGCAACAGGATCAAAGAACTGTTGATGAGGATCGCCGCAGCATAGCGCCTCTCCTCGAGGGAATGTCTTTCTATGAAAGCATTCGTCATAATGACGACCGGGGTAGCGTAACTGAAATATATGACCCACGCTGGAATTGGCATCCCGATCCGATGGTTTTTTCCTACATGTTCACGATACGTCCAGGCAAGGTAAAGGGCTGGGGACTACATAAAGAGCATGAAGACAGATACTTTGTATTAAGCGGAGAGTTAGAACTAGTTTTGTTCGATCCAAGACCTGAATCGAGCACGTATAATAAAATTTGCAAAGTATATTTGTCTGGAAGCCAGCCAAGGCTTATAAATGTTCCAAAATTTGTTTGGCACGCAGATCATAATATTGGTACGTCTGAATTGATAGTGCTCAATTTTCCAACGATTCAATATGATCATTCCAAACCGGATAAATATCGACTTCCTCTGGACACGGATTTGATACCCTATGACTTCGGAGCCGCAAAAGGATGGTAA
- a CDS encoding glycosyltransferase: MVSDPLFSILLPTHSRIDVIGHAVQSVLNQTVKDFELLVVGDGCPSETAAVLQGFNDPRIRFFDLPKAPYFGYANRNIALKQSRGKFIAFMADDDLVLPDHLEVLENALNGGSALAYSQAVWISTDGIAAPFLTNLEFADECEVFMLHQNSIPASCFAYRADALSRRDAWPEDVSSAADWRLWHEIIQKNPDNPLVYCPVPTVLHFSARWKQSRNSGMPQLANFLEIADNADWWPETLKPTIPASMSEQSVFASKLLEEPVVWPAKLRRATTDTVNRIAWDRIKVLGDDARKIEKLSEDLRVLTESNSALAESNRVLSEQLNAQRAENATGLVALAKSRQDTMEYKEEIDQLRNSTCWRLTKPLRNVVEFLRQ; encoded by the coding sequence ATGGTAAGCGATCCGCTGTTTTCGATATTGCTTCCTACCCATAGCCGGATCGATGTGATTGGGCATGCGGTACAGTCAGTCCTAAATCAGACAGTTAAGGATTTCGAGCTCCTTGTTGTTGGAGACGGCTGCCCCTCGGAAACGGCCGCTGTTTTGCAGGGGTTTAATGATCCTCGAATTCGCTTCTTTGATCTGCCGAAGGCGCCTTATTTTGGCTATGCAAATCGTAACATTGCGTTGAAGCAATCGCGGGGTAAATTCATAGCCTTCATGGCGGACGACGACCTGGTTTTGCCGGATCATCTCGAGGTTTTAGAGAATGCATTAAACGGCGGCAGTGCGCTTGCGTATTCGCAGGCCGTTTGGATTTCAACTGATGGAATTGCGGCGCCGTTTCTGACAAATCTTGAATTCGCTGATGAGTGTGAAGTTTTCATGCTGCATCAAAACTCGATACCAGCCAGCTGCTTTGCTTATCGGGCGGACGCGTTGTCGCGAAGGGATGCTTGGCCAGAAGATGTTTCTTCAGCCGCCGATTGGCGCCTATGGCACGAAATCATTCAGAAGAATCCAGATAACCCGTTAGTTTATTGCCCAGTGCCAACGGTTCTTCATTTTTCTGCTCGCTGGAAGCAGTCGCGGAACTCCGGCATGCCTCAGCTCGCCAATTTTCTTGAGATCGCAGACAATGCGGACTGGTGGCCCGAAACGCTCAAGCCGACCATACCTGCGTCAATGAGTGAACAGAGCGTGTTCGCGTCCAAGCTGCTTGAGGAACCAGTCGTTTGGCCTGCGAAACTGCGACGTGCCACAACGGATACAGTGAATAGGATTGCCTGGGATCGCATTAAAGTTTTGGGTGACGATGCGAGGAAGATAGAAAAGCTATCGGAAGACTTACGCGTGCTGACCGAGTCAAACAGTGCACTAGCTGAATCAAATCGGGTACTTTCAGAGCAACTAAATGCTCAAAGGGCAGAAAATGCGACCGGTTTAGTGGCATTGGCAAAGTCGCGTCAAGACACAATGGAATACAAAGAGGAGATAGACCAACTGCGTAATTCAACTTGTTGGAGACTTACGAAGCCACTGCGAAATGTTGTTGAGTTTCTTCGGCAATAA
- a CDS encoding ABC transporter permease: MSTEVSTAHVTHEAVIAEPTKGAKVALRDICEALSKYRLALIFGWQDVAQRYRRSRVGAFWLTLNMAVFIGALGLIFGTLFQSEMREFLPYLCAGVITWGFISTCLSEGCTTFTSSDGIILQVRMPLFTHILRTLWRNVIIFAHNIVIFPALLLILGKMISFNALWAVPGFIILCLNMSWMMLILAVLCARFRDMTQVVVNVLQVLFYATPIMWMVKILPDHVSRAFIEFNPFYHFIELVRAPLFGAPPSMLDWTVGLTCAMIGWILAVVFFGRYRWRVAYWL, translated from the coding sequence ATGAGTACCGAAGTTTCGACAGCGCATGTCACCCACGAGGCCGTAATCGCCGAGCCGACAAAGGGAGCGAAGGTTGCTCTTCGCGACATCTGTGAAGCTCTATCGAAATATCGCTTGGCCCTGATATTCGGCTGGCAGGATGTTGCTCAACGATATCGCCGCTCACGCGTAGGTGCATTTTGGCTGACTTTGAATATGGCCGTATTCATTGGGGCGCTTGGACTGATCTTCGGAACGCTTTTTCAAAGTGAGATGCGTGAATTTCTGCCGTATCTTTGCGCTGGCGTGATTACGTGGGGCTTCATCTCTACCTGTCTAAGCGAGGGATGCACAACTTTTACCTCGTCAGATGGTATCATCCTCCAGGTTCGGATGCCTCTTTTTACCCATATTTTGAGAACTTTATGGAGAAATGTGATAATATTCGCTCACAATATCGTAATATTCCCAGCTTTGCTCTTAATACTCGGTAAAATGATTAGTTTTAACGCACTTTGGGCTGTTCCAGGATTTATTATTTTATGCTTGAATATGTCTTGGATGATGCTGATTCTAGCGGTGCTTTGTGCTAGATTTCGCGACATGACTCAAGTAGTTGTTAATGTTTTGCAAGTATTGTTTTACGCGACTCCTATCATGTGGATGGTGAAAATATTACCCGATCATGTTTCTCGAGCATTCATCGAGTTTAACCCGTTTTATCATTTCATTGAACTTGTAAGAGCCCCGCTCTTCGGGGCGCCACCTTCAATGCTTGATTGGACGGTCGGGTTAACATGCGCGATGATTGGCTGGATCTTAGCAGTCGTTTTCTTCGGACGGTATCGTTGGCGCGTAGCGTATTGGTTATAG
- a CDS encoding ABC transporter ATP-binding protein, with amino-acid sequence MSLIQLQNVSVEFPIYNSTSRSLKNRVLSIATGGKIERRSDRLVIVRGLDNVTMTFRDGDRVGLIGHNGSGKTTLLRVLSGIYTPTHGSSVINGNCVSLININLGIDPDATGKENIRLRSAMMGMPTEEIAEKFDQIAEFSGLGEFLDVPFRTYSSGMQLRLAFATSTAVRPEILIMDEWLSTGDEDFKERANARMRELVDSTKILVLASHSKDLMKKNCNRIIWLEHGKVKMDGSPDEVLATYFGE; translated from the coding sequence ATGAGTTTAATTCAACTTCAAAATGTAAGCGTCGAATTTCCAATCTATAATTCGACAAGTCGATCCCTTAAAAATAGGGTCCTTAGCATAGCGACTGGTGGGAAAATAGAGAGGCGCAGCGACCGGCTCGTAATCGTTCGAGGCCTGGACAACGTTACTATGACTTTCAGAGACGGCGATCGAGTCGGATTGATCGGTCATAATGGATCTGGGAAAACTACGCTTCTTCGTGTCCTATCAGGTATTTATACGCCAACACACGGAAGTTCGGTGATCAACGGCAATTGCGTTTCATTGATTAATATCAATCTTGGCATCGACCCAGATGCGACCGGCAAGGAAAACATTCGTCTGAGATCCGCCATGATGGGTATGCCGACTGAGGAAATTGCTGAGAAGTTCGATCAGATTGCTGAGTTTTCCGGCCTAGGTGAGTTTTTGGACGTTCCGTTTCGCACTTACTCATCTGGGATGCAGTTAAGATTGGCATTTGCGACTTCGACCGCTGTCCGGCCTGAAATCTTAATCATGGATGAGTGGCTTTCAACCGGTGACGAAGACTTCAAAGAGAGAGCGAATGCACGAATGCGCGAGCTTGTGGACTCCACAAAGATACTCGTTCTGGCGAGCCACTCGAAGGATTTGATGAAAAAGAACTGCAATAGAATAATATGGCTTGAACACGGAAAAGTTAAAATGGACGGCTCGCCTGATGAGGTCCTTGCGACTTACTTCGGAGAATGA
- a CDS encoding methyltransferase type 11: MPKLYSRLRQLNNALRYLGRGDFSGLLKRLKWYQREYSHVKLRRHLANGNGVVWGILCTPHTLFIARAVSERLAKHGIESEIITGSVQTFDHDFYIVLCAQMFKRLPPASKRVIFQLEQSVSSRWFTQEYMNILKDSLGVLEYSLTNIDFLARNGLSYPNVHYLPIGAVNEDAFASNTNSKKYDFIFYGDSLSSERRRSFLNKLQEKYKVKICNDLFGAELYDELRQAKAVINIHYYEGALLEMPRLCECISLGVPALSEGTTDQNEYPELDGAVTFFDEGSIDAMMAAASEMLDNIEVISKTIAPAVSVSTARFNFMFDRFLVAIGVVPANVILDGPIYVARQSDFFALSLPETIDRRRSLAKSLPVGCELFDGIRHRLGWIGCGSSFNALSRFALGNGLDKLIVIEDDADLPQNFNAILHEVNGYLDQRKEDWDIFSGLMADIHPNAKVLSVETFDGRIYVTIDKMTSTVFNIYNKRALKLLSNWNPLDDDAVTNTIDRYLECQEDLRVVVVLPFIAGHKEDATSTLWGFENRRYTPMIAEAQLKIEMLVQEWQAKQ, translated from the coding sequence ATGCCAAAACTCTATAGCCGCCTCAGACAGCTAAACAACGCACTACGATACCTAGGTCGAGGTGACTTCTCAGGCCTGTTGAAGCGTCTAAAATGGTACCAGAGAGAATACTCCCACGTTAAACTGCGCCGCCATCTCGCCAATGGAAACGGTGTAGTGTGGGGAATCCTTTGTACGCCGCACACCCTATTCATCGCGCGGGCGGTGTCGGAACGTCTAGCGAAACATGGAATTGAGAGTGAAATTATCACCGGTTCGGTTCAGACATTTGACCATGATTTTTACATTGTTTTATGCGCACAGATGTTTAAACGTCTTCCTCCAGCAAGCAAGCGTGTAATTTTTCAGCTTGAACAGTCGGTGAGTTCGCGCTGGTTCACGCAGGAATACATGAATATACTAAAGGATTCGCTGGGCGTCCTAGAGTATTCTTTAACGAATATCGATTTTCTGGCCAGAAATGGTTTGAGTTACCCCAATGTACATTATCTTCCCATTGGAGCTGTTAATGAAGATGCATTTGCGAGTAATACAAATTCGAAAAAGTATGATTTTATTTTCTACGGAGATAGTTTAAGTAGTGAAAGGAGACGCTCATTTCTTAATAAGCTCCAAGAAAAATACAAAGTAAAAATTTGTAATGACTTATTTGGAGCGGAGTTATACGATGAGCTTCGCCAGGCTAAGGCTGTCATTAATATTCATTACTATGAGGGCGCTCTACTAGAGATGCCACGCTTGTGTGAATGTATTTCATTAGGGGTACCGGCTCTGTCAGAAGGTACGACAGACCAAAATGAGTATCCCGAACTTGATGGCGCGGTGACATTTTTCGATGAGGGTTCGATTGACGCTATGATGGCCGCCGCTTCTGAAATGCTAGACAACATTGAAGTAATAAGCAAAACGATTGCACCCGCGGTCTCTGTCAGCACTGCACGTTTCAACTTTATGTTCGACCGCTTCCTCGTCGCCATTGGTGTCGTTCCAGCCAATGTGATTCTAGATGGACCAATCTATGTGGCTCGCCAAAGTGATTTTTTTGCCCTCTCGTTACCAGAGACGATAGATAGGCGACGGTCGTTGGCTAAGTCGTTACCGGTTGGGTGCGAACTGTTTGACGGCATCCGACACAGATTGGGTTGGATCGGCTGTGGTAGCAGCTTTAACGCCCTTTCGCGTTTTGCTCTCGGGAATGGATTAGACAAGCTGATCGTTATCGAAGACGATGCTGACCTTCCACAAAATTTCAACGCAATTCTACATGAGGTAAACGGCTACCTCGACCAGCGGAAAGAAGATTGGGATATATTTTCAGGTTTAATGGCCGACATCCATCCAAATGCAAAGGTACTGTCTGTAGAGACGTTTGATGGACGCATCTATGTTACTATCGACAAAATGACGAGCACTGTATTTAATATATATAATAAACGCGCTTTAAAACTGTTGTCGAATTGGAATCCCCTCGACGACGATGCTGTCACGAATACAATCGACAGATATCTTGAATGCCAAGAAGACCTTCGCGTTGTTGTTGTTCTGCCATTTATTGCAGGACACAAGGAGGATGCTACGTCGACACTTTGGGGGTTTGAAAATCGGCGGTATACACCAATGATTGCAGAAGCGCAGCTGAAAATAGAAATGTTGGTGCAAGAATGGCAGGCTAAGCAGTGA